The following proteins are encoded in a genomic region of Brachypodium distachyon strain Bd21 chromosome 1, Brachypodium_distachyon_v3.0, whole genome shotgun sequence:
- the LOC104581745 gene encoding uncharacterized protein LOC104581745 isoform X1 translates to MTSIIVDGALYFNSIGNYIVKYQLATLDLSLFKKPIRCSGEVVTTEDGGLGFACMSSRTLTLWSRETSPDGALGWSKHRVIDLVTLLPDGGRSTATSSRKPYIMRQYGFLSGTQVFFVSTHVGVCMVEIKSGRAKKLLEQLEVEAVHLFPYASFCIPAMEAASTGQGQ, encoded by the exons ATGACGAGCATCATTGTGGATGGTGCGCTCTACTTCAACAGCATTGGAAATTACATTGTCAAGTACCAACTAGCCACACTTGACTTGTCACTGTTTAAGAAGCCGATCAGGTGCAGTGGGGAAGTCGTTACAACAGAAGACGGTGGGTTGGGATTTGCTTGCATGAGTTCCAGAACCTTAACCCTGTGGTCAAGGGAGACCAGCCCTGATGGAGCACTGGGATGGTCAAAACACAGGGTAATCGATCTCGTGACGCTACTCCCTGATGGTGGCCGTTCGACCGCAACATCGTCTAGGAAGCCCTACATTATGCGGCAATATGGCTTCTTGAGTGGCAcccaagttttttttgtgagCACACATGTCGGTGTCTGCATGGTTGAGATCAAGTCAGGGAGAGCCAAGAAGTTGCTCGAGCAGCTCGAAGTTGAAGCTGTTCACCTATTTCCCTATGCGAGCTTCTGCATTCCAG CAATGGAAGCAGCTTCTACAGGACAGGGGCAATGA
- the LOC104582339 gene encoding uncharacterized protein LOC104582339, with product MPPPVLLTELLEEVFLRLPPDEPEHLVRASAVCKPWRGILANRGFRRRYRERHGTSPVLGLFQNIRGDCRFVPTSAFQPAEADIRSWVAMDCRHGRVLFCSDGMEIGGGLEFLVWDPMTGDERRVAWPYRIDPIACFSMALLCAAEGCDHRGCQVQGGPFRVVAVLSTGWESRVTSACLYSSETDGWSELTSFAHLGASGLNMPSILVDDGLYFNSSGNQILKYQLATLDFSAFEKPVMFNGGELIKTEDGGLGFACLNNTNITLWSRETGPEGAVGWAQHKVIDLVMLLPDAALSVPTLSSMPNIMRAYGFMDVTHVILVGTDVGVYMVELKSGRSRKVLKQPCEFSEVFPYASFCIPDIPCVHATMCNLLS from the coding sequence atgccgccgccggtgctgctGACCGAGCTCCTCGAGGAGGTATTCCTCCGCCTTCCGCCGGACGAGCCAGAGCACCTCGTCCGTGCCTCCGCCGTCTGCAAGCCGTGGCGCGGAATCCTCGCCAACCGCGGGTTCCGCCGCCGCTACCGGGAGCGCCATGGGACGTCTCCCGTCCTGGGATTGTTCCAGAACATTCGAGGAGACTGCCGATTCGTCCCCACCTCCGCCTTTCAACCTGCCGAGGCTGACATTCGCAGCTGGGTTGCCATGGActgccgccacggccgcgtgCTCTTCTGCTCCGACGGCATGGAGATCGGAGGGGGGCTCGAATTCCTCGTCTGGGACCCTATGACAGGCGACGAGCGCCGTGTGGCCTGGCCGTACCGCATAGATCCCATTGCGTGCTTCAGCATGGCACTGCTCTGCGCCGCCGAAGGCTGTGACCACCGTGGTTGCCAAGTGCAAGGAGGACCGTTCCGTGTTGTGGCCGTCCTGTCTACCGGATGGGAGAGCAGAGTCACATCCGCGTGCTTATACTCATCGGAGACCGACGGGTGGAGCGAGCTCACCTCTTTTGCCCATCTCGGTGCCTCTGGCTTGAATATGCCTAGCATCCTTGTCGATGATGGGCTCTACTTCAACAGCAGTGGAAATCAGATCCTCAAGTACCAACTAGCCACACTTGATTTTTCAGCGTTTGAGAAGCCGGTCATGTTCAATGGAGGGGAACTCATTAAAACAGAAGACGGCGGGTTGGGATTCGCTTGCCTGAATAACACAAACATAACCCTGTGGTCAAGGGAGACTGGTCCTGAAGGAGCCGTCGGATGGGCACAACACAAGGTAATTGATCTCGTGATGCTGCTCCCTGATGCCGCCCTCTCGGTCCCAACATTGTCTAGTATGCCGAACATTATGCGTGCGTATGGCTTCATGGATGTCACCCATGTAATTTTGGTGGGCACAGATGTTGGTGTGTACATGGTCGAACTCAAGTCAGGACGATCCAGGAAGGTGCTCAAGCAGCCTTGCGAATTTAGTGAAGTCTTTCCCTATGCGAGCTTCTGCATTCCAGATATCCCTTGCGTGCATGCAACCATGTGCAATCTTTTGTCGTGA